Proteins co-encoded in one Aspergillus flavus chromosome 2, complete sequence genomic window:
- a CDS encoding kinase-like domain-containing protein translates to MSSSSSNVVGVHYRVGKKIGEGSFGVIFEGTNLLNNQQVAIKFEPRKSDAPQLRDEYRTYKILVGCPGIPNVYYFGQEGLHNILVIDLLGPSLEDLFDHCNRRFSTKTVVMVAKQMLSRVQTIHEKNLIYRDIKPDNFLIGRPNSKAANVIHVVDFGMAKQYRDPKTKQHIPYRERKSLSGTARYMSINTHLGREQSRRDDLEALGHVFMYFLRGGLPWQGLKAATNKQKYEKIGEKKQTTAIKDLCEGFPEEFTKYLTYVRNLGFEDTPDYDYLRDLLTQALKNAGEVEDGEYDWMKLNNGRGWEYKSYSSQQHLHNNALPNSSARELHAQQLRSSQRPGVTADRLNAAQPPPPSPAKPGAGKTRERQNVQGGMPPKRQSGGMETTPTVSTQAQFQNSNANIPGRMGSPANPTKNSQQGPGAQGINEPQPTFVQKVMKALCCGR, encoded by the exons atgtcatcgtcgtcgtccaACGTGGTGGGTGTCCACTACAGggtgggaaagaaaattggTGAAGGATCGTTCGGTGTAATCTTTGAGGGCACGAACCTTTTGAATAATCAGCAAGTGGCCATCAAATTC GAACCACGGAAAAGTGATGCACCACAACTCCGCGATGAGTATCGGACATACAAGATTTTGGTCGGATGTC CGGGCATTCCCAATGTCTATTACTTCGGCCAGGAGGGTCTACATAACATCTTGGTTATCGACCTACTTGGTCCGAGTCTTGAGGATCTTTTCGATCACTGTAATCGTCGCTTCTCGACAAAGACAGTTGTGATGGTGGCTAAGCAGATG CTCTCTCGCGTCCAAACGATTCACGAGAAAAATCTGATCTACCGTGATATCAAGCCCGACAACTTCCTCATCGGCCGCCCTAATTCCAAGGCCGCCAACGTCATTCATGTCGTCGACTTTGGTATGGCCAAGCAATACCGTGATCCAAAAACGAAGCAACACATCCCTTATCGTGAGCGAAAGTCGCTGTCCGGTACAGCCCGCTACATGAGTATCAACACCCACCTGGGCCGGGAGCAGTCCCGGAGAGATGACCTGGAAGCTTTGGGTCACGTTTTCATGTACTTCTTGAGAGGAGGTCTGCCATGGCAAGGGCTGAAAGCCGCGACGAACAAGCAGAAGTACGAGAAGATTGGCGAGAAGAAACAAACTACTGCGATCAAGGACCTGTGCGAAGGATTTCCTG AAGAGTTTACGAAGTACCTCACTTATGTCCGCAACCTTGGGTTCGAAGACACACCTGATTACGACTACTTGAGGGACTTGCTCACGCAAGCCCTGAAAAATGCAGGAGAGGTCGAAGACGGCGAATATGACTGGATGAAGCTCAACAACGGAAGAGGATGGGAGTACAAGTCGTACTCGTCCCAGCAGCATCTCCACAACAATGCACTTCCCAATTCGTCTGCTCGTGAGCTCCATGCTCAGCAGCTACGCAGCAGCCAGAGGCCCGGTGTGACAGCAGACCGTTTAAACGCCGCGCAGCCCCCGCCCCCTTCTCCGGCGAAGCCGGGAGCGGGGAAGACGCGCGAGCGGCAAAACGTCCAAGGCGGGATGCCACCGAAGCGCCAGAGCGGGGGGATGGAAACTACACCGACGGTGTCCACTCAGGCACAGTTCCAGAACTCGAACGCAAATATTCCGGGTCGCATGGGAAGCCCAGCCAACCCGACGAAGAATAGCCAGCAAGGCCCGGGCGCTCAAGGGATCAATGAGCCGCAGCCCACTTTCGTTCAGAAAGTGATGAAAGCATTATGCTGCGGTAGGTGA
- a CDS encoding putative negative regulator of DNA transposition (hypothetical protein Ao3042_00904), with the protein MAFAAINLSATKKIPAIEDAFAAEPSLKKRVYDAIGTTPQYIPLFEDIAKYTSSLLVRNASAPVQPVETPTDGPAAKKRKLQNGDTAGQAQSPGDLKADAPLQFYMQDISFALPQRKKLTLEITAGRGFLRARNQTSKAVEFGIHVDKIQHVLCLPVPEKNQKQFNFCIIPQYGDGINSPPEGETAPEAMVWTVNDGPPRAAFSGNGQQMGSNDGQTAENVVRQMLNENLSQTKVVRPDEREFVSAMPEAHRKGEKAYHVKAFRGSKEGYLFFLSTGILFGFKKPLVFFAFENIDSISYTSVLQRTFNLNIVARPTSSDETQELEFSMIDQADFAGIDAYIKKHGLQDASLAEARRAKRYNINGAKTGEEGAMDADGPVEEESELQKAQRELDDEEDEDEEDYDPGSDDSNDGSGSSSEEDSDEDGDEDEGEEEDGQDLLADELGSEAEDIPAGQL; encoded by the exons ATGGCATTCGCCGCAATAAATTTATCGGCTACGAAAAAGATTCCAGCCATTGAAGATGCTTTCGCCGCCGAACCTTCTTTGAAGAAACGAGTCTACGATGCGATCG GGACTACCCCGCAGTATATACCTCTCTTCGAGGACATTGCCAAATATACCTCCAGCCTGCTGGTCAGGAATGCGAGCGCCCCCGTTCAGCCTGTAGAGACGCCTACAGACGGTCCTGCGGCGAAGAAACGAAAGCTACAGAATGGAGATACTGCAGGACAGGCACAATCGCCAGGCGATTTGAAAGCCGATGCGCCCTTACAATTCTATATGCAGGATATTTCCTTCGCTCTTCCGCAACGGAAAAAGCTTACACTCGAGATTACGGCCGGGCGCGGTTTTCTTCGCGCAAGGAATCAGACGTCGAAGGCAGTGGAGTTTGGCATCCACGTGGACAAAATAC AACATGTCCTTTGCCTTCCTGTCCCGGAAAAGAATCAGAAACAGTTCAACTTCTGCATTATCCCTCAATATGGCGATGGCATAAATTCACCACCGGAGGGCGAAACTGCCCCCGAGGCGATGGTGTGGACGGTCAATGACGGTCCTCCCAGGGCTGCATTCTCGGGCAATGGACAACAGATGGGAAGCAACGACGGGCAAACAGCTGAGAATGTTGTAAGGCAAATGCTGAATGAGAACCTATCGCAGACAAAGGTGGTGCGTCCAGATGAGAGGGAATTTGTCAGTGCTATGCCTGAGGCGCATcggaagggagagaaagcgTATCATGTCAAGGCCTTCCGTGGCAGTAAGGAAG gctatctcttctttttgtcaACCGGCATATTGTTTGGATTTAAGAAGCCCCTAGTTTTTTTTGCTTTCGAGAACATCGACTCGATCTCATACACCTCTGTGCTCCAGCGAACCTTCAACCTTAACATTGTGGCTCGGCCTACTTCGAGTGATGAAACGCAGGAACTGGAGTTTTCTATGATCGATCAGGCGGACTTTGCCGGAATCGATGCTTACATCAAGAAGCACGGTCTACAGGATGCTAGTCTTGCAGAAGCCCGACGTGCGAagagatataatattaatgGAGCGAAGACTGGGGAGGAAGGTGCTATGGATGCGGATGGTCCTGTTGAGGAAGAAAGCGAGCTGCAGAAGGCGCAGCGCGAGctagatgacgaggaagatgaggacgaagaagactaTGATCCCGGCAGCGATGATAGCAACGACGGTAGTGGCTCCAGCAGCGAGGAAGACTCTGATGAGGAcggcgatgaggatgaaggtgaggaggaggacgggCAAGACCTTCTCGCAGATGAGCTTGGAAGCGAGGCGGAGGATATCCCTGCTGGCCAGCTGTGA
- a CDS encoding mitochondrial 54S ribosomal protein uL24m, protein MQKVIRRTALARNQAQRKAVRAVKDAEREEFKDHLRQRFALNRIELDNIRAERQRRREDWLRGPLAPQRDAGFEGQSFGALSPQAMNPPPIPKHLRRKYINIAVGDRVCIMKGRDKGKINEVVRVDTSNETVNVRDLNMNDVHLPSWINSQYGNKGTVNAMALPIPIDDVRLVVALDDPATGQTRDVLVEHVHGGEPILEREHGTETPRHTRYISGENIEIPWPRREPPVLNDEEWDTLRMEVETPTWTPSLHYAPFPPSVLDELRNKFSKYRTRHDPEWVEAKKMEDYRKEYLQSRSLLTPKGELIAMIQAKKKERLDARRDANGNMLMDDQTAGFIENFLKEKVANKA, encoded by the exons ATGCAGAAGGTCATCCGGAGGACGGCTTTGGCAAGAAACCAGGCCCAGCGAAAGGCAGTTCGAGCTGTTAAAGATGCTGAGCGTGAAGAATTCAAAGACCACCTGAGACAGCGGTTCGCTTTGAACCGCATAGAGCTCGATAACATCCGCGCTGAGAGGCAACGACGACGAGAAGACTGGCTCCGCGGGCCTTTGGCACCTCAGCGCGATGCCGGATTTGAGGGTCAATCGTTCGGTGCCCTGAGCCCCCAGGCAATGAACCCACCACCTATCCCCAAGCACCTAAGGAGGAAATATATCAACATCGCCGTGGGAGATCGAGTGTGTATCATGAAGGGCCGGGATAAGGGCAAGATCAATGAGGTTGTCCGTGTGGATACAAGCAACGAGACGGTTAACGTGAGGGATCTCAACATG AATGATGTGCACCTTCCCAGTTGGATCAACTCACAATACGGAAACAAGGGCACTGTCAACGCGATGGCCTTGCCGATTCCCATCGATGATGTCCGCCTCGTCGTTGCCCTTGACGATCCAGCTACTGGACAAACACGAGACGTCTTGGTTGAACACGTTCACGGTGGAGAGCCAATTCTTGAACGGGAACATGGCACAGAAACCCCCAGACATACCAGATACATCTCCGGCGAAAATATCGAAATCCCATGGCCTCGCCGTGAACCTCCAGTTTTGAATGACGAAGAGTGGGATACGCTACGCATGGAAGTTGAAACGCCGACTTGGACACCATCGCTGCACTATGCACCCTTCCCTCCCAGTGTTCTGGATGAGCTCCGGAATAAGTTCTCGAAATACCGTACACGGCACGATCCAGAATGGGTtgaggcgaagaagatggaagattACAGAAAGGAGTACCTTCAAAGCAGGTCTTTGTTGACACCCAAGGGTGAACTGATCGCCATGATacaggccaagaagaaggagcgcCTGGATGCGAGAAGGGATGCCAATGGCAATATGCTCATGGACGACCAAACGGCCGGATTCATTGAGAATTTCttgaaagaaaaggtggCGAACAAAGCGTAA